Proteins encoded by one window of Candidatus Thermoplasmatota archaeon:
- a CDS encoding transposase produces MLYIGLDVHKEFCQACVIDERGRALSNERFPSTHESLDVFLAGIKHAKFVLESTGMWEFIYEGIEKRGFEVQLAHPLKVRAIAEARVKTDKVDAETLAQLLRA; encoded by the coding sequence ATGCTATACATAGGACTGGACGTGCATAAAGAATTCTGTCAGGCGTGCGTGATCGATGAACGAGGACGGGCCCTCTCTAACGAGAGGTTCCCGTCCACTCATGAGAGCCTGGATGTCTTCCTAGCTGGTATCAAACATGCCAAGTTCGTCCTCGAGTCTACGGGCATGTGGGAGTTCATCTACGAGGGAATCGAGAAGAGAGGGTTCGAGGTACAGCTGGCTCACCCGCTCAAGGTCCGGGCGATCGCAGAAGCCAGGGTCAAGACCGACAAGGTCGACGCTGAAACCCTGGCTCAACTACTTCGAGCG